In the genome of Olsenella profusa DSM 13989, one region contains:
- a CDS encoding DeoR/GlpR family DNA-binding transcription regulator → MGRRDTQILSALSERGRMDVATLAEELGVSQVTMRKDLDGLAGRRLVRREHGFAELGSTNDVAGRLAYHYAQKVSIARRAAELVSDGETVMVESGSCCALTARALLECRCDVTVITNSAFIAAYVRDLPHASVILLAGNYQMDAQVTVGPLVRASVASLSVDKLFVGTDGYSASSGFTNADALRAQAVHDMAERAANVYVVTESEKFSQRGVVSLDLSGRPVHVITDMGIDDSVRAQLAARGIGLLCAGEGA, encoded by the coding sequence ATGGGTCGTAGGGATACGCAGATTCTTTCCGCCCTGAGCGAGCGGGGGCGGATGGACGTCGCCACGCTTGCCGAGGAGCTGGGCGTCTCGCAGGTGACGATGCGCAAGGACCTCGATGGCCTGGCCGGGCGCCGCCTCGTGCGGCGCGAGCATGGCTTCGCGGAACTGGGCAGCACGAACGATGTGGCCGGACGCCTTGCCTACCACTACGCGCAGAAGGTCTCCATCGCACGCCGTGCGGCCGAGCTGGTGAGCGATGGCGAGACGGTCATGGTCGAGAGCGGCAGCTGCTGTGCCCTCACGGCGCGTGCGCTCCTCGAGTGCCGCTGCGACGTGACGGTGATCACCAACAGCGCCTTCATCGCCGCCTACGTGCGCGACCTCCCCCATGCCAGCGTGATCCTGCTGGCGGGCAACTACCAGATGGACGCCCAGGTGACGGTGGGACCCCTCGTGCGCGCCTCCGTCGCGTCGCTCTCGGTGGACAAGCTCTTCGTGGGGACGGACGGCTACAGTGCGAGCTCCGGCTTCACCAACGCCGATGCCCTGCGCGCCCAGGCCGTGCACGACATGGCCGAGCGCGCCGCGAACGTCTACGTGGTGACGGAGTCGGAGAAGTTCTCGCAGCGGGGCGTGGTCTCGCTTGACCTGTCCGGCCGTCCCGTGCATGTGATCACGGACATGGGCATCGATGACAGCGTGCGCGCGCAGCTGGCGGCACGGGGCATCGGGCTGCTGTGTGCGGGTGAGGGTGCGTAG
- a CDS encoding glycyl-radical enzyme activating protein translates to MAHDGTDITATVLDIQKFSVNDGPGIRTTVFLKGCPLLCPWCSNPESQAREPQMEWNATACTGCGHCLGLLAPHGARASVRDGKRHVDVASVDATSALAAQAVRECPAGALSVSGERRSLEDVLAVCLQDVPFYAESGGGVTFSGGEALLWPGFVCALADRLHGRGISTCIETTSYASWDTFRRVTKRMDLLLCDLKHWDDARHQEVVGAPLAPIVRNIARAIGRGADVLVRIPVIPGFNFDPTDPTTSAEGFSGRLHEVGATRVQLLPYHNLGVGKYALLERDYALSDAPALHPEDLAGLIAAFADHGIEAFT, encoded by the coding sequence ATGGCACACGACGGCACCGACATCACGGCAACCGTGCTCGACATCCAGAAGTTCAGCGTCAACGACGGACCGGGCATTCGCACCACCGTGTTCCTCAAGGGCTGTCCCCTCCTGTGCCCCTGGTGCTCGAACCCCGAGAGCCAGGCGCGCGAGCCCCAGATGGAGTGGAACGCAACGGCCTGCACGGGCTGCGGGCACTGCCTGGGGCTCCTCGCGCCCCATGGTGCCCGGGCCTCGGTGCGGGACGGCAAGCGCCACGTGGACGTGGCAAGCGTGGACGCGACGAGTGCCCTCGCGGCCCAAGCCGTGCGCGAGTGTCCCGCCGGCGCCCTTTCCGTCTCGGGCGAGAGGCGCTCGCTCGAGGACGTCCTCGCAGTCTGTCTGCAGGACGTCCCCTTCTACGCGGAGTCGGGTGGCGGCGTCACCTTCTCCGGTGGAGAGGCGCTCCTGTGGCCCGGCTTCGTCTGCGCCCTGGCCGACCGCCTCCATGGGCGCGGCATCTCCACCTGCATCGAGACCACCTCGTATGCCAGCTGGGACACCTTCCGGCGCGTCACCAAGCGCATGGACCTCCTGCTGTGCGACCTCAAGCACTGGGACGACGCACGCCACCAGGAGGTGGTCGGCGCACCGCTCGCGCCCATCGTGCGCAACATCGCCCGGGCCATTGGGCGTGGTGCGGACGTCCTTGTGCGCATCCCCGTCATCCCCGGCTTCAACTTCGATCCTACAGACCCCACCACGAGCGCCGAAGGCTTCTCGGGGCGCCTGCACGAGGTGGGGGCCACGCGCGTGCAGCTGCTCCCCTACCACAACCTCGGTGTGGGCAAGTACGCCCTCCTGGAGCGCGACTACGCGCTATCCGATGCGCCAGCCCTGCATCCGGAGGACCTTGCGGGCCTCATCGCAGCCTTTGCGGACCACGGCATCGAGGCGTTCACATAG
- a CDS encoding transaldolase family protein, translated as MELILDTADAQAVHELSEMLTISGVTTNPTIITRSGKTPEQVCAEMDEVLAPEQKLFVQTVSTDYEGILAEGRQICALRTNVYAKVPVTHDGLRAIKQLKREGLGVLATAIYSADQAFFAAMNGADYLAPYVNRMCDYGDGIQAVRELQEMLELNQLPAKVCAASFKNGSQVHELIRAGVGAVTVPPDVLYAMLDHPGTKVAVDEFSAAWSAAFGRDTFA; from the coding sequence ATGGAACTGATTCTTGACACCGCGGATGCGCAGGCCGTGCATGAGCTCTCGGAGATGCTCACGATTTCGGGTGTGACCACCAACCCCACCATCATCACGCGGTCGGGCAAGACCCCCGAGCAGGTGTGTGCTGAGATGGACGAGGTCCTCGCCCCCGAGCAGAAGCTCTTCGTGCAGACCGTCTCCACCGACTACGAGGGCATCCTTGCCGAGGGGCGTCAGATCTGCGCGCTGCGCACGAACGTGTACGCGAAGGTTCCCGTGACGCATGACGGCCTGCGTGCCATCAAGCAGCTCAAGCGTGAGGGACTCGGCGTGCTGGCAACGGCCATCTATTCCGCTGACCAGGCGTTCTTTGCGGCCATGAACGGTGCGGACTACCTGGCGCCCTACGTGAACCGCATGTGCGACTACGGCGATGGCATCCAGGCGGTGCGCGAGCTGCAGGAGATGCTCGAACTCAATCAGCTGCCCGCCAAGGTCTGCGCCGCATCGTTCAAGAACGGCAGCCAGGTGCACGAGCTGATCCGTGCGGGCGTGGGCGCCGTCACGGTGCCACCTGACGTGCTGTATGCCATGCTCGACCACCCGGGCACCAAGGTCGCCGTGGACGAGTTCAGCGCGGCATGGAGCGCCGCCTTCGGGCGCGACACGTTTGCGTAG
- a CDS encoding zinc-binding dehydrogenase, translating into MGVPETMRAVVVSEAGGPEVLRPAEVAVPAVRPGWSLVRVLAFGLNHSEVFTRQGLSPSVRFPRILGIECVGEMAVTTDPHRLPEGQRVVSIMGEMGRAFDGSYAEYVLLPNEQIHPVRTSLPWDVLAAVPETYHTAFGSLKNLRLEAGQTVLVRGATSGVGLAFARLARVAEPHLHLVGTTRTDARAQLLLDNGFDACVLDTDGRLQTNERFDRALELVGPATLKDTCRHMRAGGIVCSTGQLGGQWYMDGFDPIMDLPEDGYLTSFYSGHVSGAALDGLLAFVETHDIDATPERVFTLAQLPEAHRWLEGSHGFGKAVVVNG; encoded by the coding sequence ATGGGGGTTCCCGAGACGATGCGTGCCGTCGTGGTGAGCGAGGCCGGTGGCCCCGAGGTGCTGCGCCCCGCCGAGGTGGCCGTCCCAGCCGTGAGGCCGGGCTGGTCGCTCGTGCGCGTGCTGGCGTTTGGCCTCAACCACTCCGAGGTGTTCACGCGCCAGGGGCTCTCCCCCTCCGTGCGCTTCCCCCGCATCCTGGGCATCGAGTGCGTGGGCGAGATGGCCGTCACGACCGACCCGCACCGGCTGCCCGAGGGACAGCGGGTCGTCTCCATCATGGGGGAGATGGGTCGTGCCTTCGATGGCAGCTACGCCGAGTACGTGCTGCTGCCCAACGAGCAGATCCACCCCGTGAGGACCTCCCTCCCCTGGGACGTGCTGGCAGCCGTTCCCGAGACGTACCATACGGCGTTCGGCTCCCTGAAGAACCTGCGCCTTGAGGCTGGCCAGACGGTGCTCGTGCGCGGGGCGACCAGTGGCGTGGGGCTGGCGTTCGCGCGGCTCGCCCGGGTCGCCGAGCCGCACCTGCACCTGGTGGGCACCACCCGCACCGACGCCCGTGCCCAGCTGCTGCTCGACAACGGTTTCGATGCCTGCGTGCTGGACACGGACGGCAGGTTGCAGACGAACGAACGCTTCGACCGTGCGCTCGAGCTCGTGGGCCCGGCCACCCTCAAGGACACCTGTCGCCATATGAGGGCGGGTGGCATCGTGTGCAGCACGGGGCAATTGGGTGGCCAATGGTACATGGATGGCTTCGACCCCATCATGGACCTGCCGGAGGACGGCTACCTCACGAGCTTCTATTCGGGCCACGTGAGCGGGGCGGCGCTCGACGGGCTGCTCGCCTTCGTGGAGACGCACGACATCGACGCCACGCCGGAGCGCGTCTTCACGCTGGCCCAGCTGCCCGAGGCGCATCGCTGGCTCGAGGGGTCGCATGGCTTCGGCAAGGCCGTCGTCGTCAACGGATAG
- a CDS encoding ATP-binding cassette domain-containing protein, with protein sequence MSDNENTPRTDADTPAIEFRHVSKEYDDAATGATKLVLDDVSLSIARGEFVCVIGSSGGGKTTLLKMVNGLIKPTSGDVLVEGRNVRDVDLVQLRRNIGYAIQGSVLFPHMTVEQNIAYVPNLWNGSDHARTHAAVHKWMGIVGLENDLLGRYPAELSGGQQQRVGIARALAASPDILLMDEPFGAVDEITREQLQHELRRIFDETGITIMFVTHDIREALHLATRVSVVDGGRIQQYAAPDELVEAPATDFVRRLVAGR encoded by the coding sequence ATGAGCGACAACGAGAACACACCCCGCACGGACGCCGACACCCCCGCCATCGAATTCCGCCACGTGAGCAAGGAGTACGATGACGCGGCAACCGGCGCCACAAAGCTCGTGCTCGACGACGTGTCCCTCTCCATTGCGCGCGGCGAGTTCGTGTGCGTGATCGGCTCTTCGGGCGGCGGCAAGACCACGCTGCTCAAGATGGTGAACGGCCTCATCAAGCCCACGTCGGGCGACGTGCTGGTGGAGGGCAGGAACGTGCGCGACGTCGATCTCGTGCAGCTGCGCCGCAACATCGGCTATGCCATCCAGGGCAGCGTCCTCTTTCCGCACATGACGGTGGAGCAGAACATCGCCTATGTGCCCAACCTCTGGAACGGCAGCGACCATGCCCGCACACACGCGGCCGTGCATAAGTGGATGGGCATCGTGGGTCTCGAGAACGACCTGCTGGGGCGCTATCCCGCGGAGCTGTCGGGTGGCCAGCAGCAGCGCGTGGGCATCGCGCGGGCGCTGGCGGCCTCGCCGGACATCCTGCTCATGGACGAGCCCTTCGGTGCCGTGGACGAGATCACCCGCGAGCAGCTCCAGCACGAGCTGCGTCGCATCTTTGACGAGACGGGCATCACCATCATGTTCGTGACGCATGACATCCGCGAGGCGCTGCACCTGGCAACGCGCGTGTCCGTCGTGGACGGCGGACGCATCCAGCAGTACGCAGCGCCCGACGAGCTGGTGGAGGCACCCGCCACGGACTTCGTCCGACGGCTCGTGGCGGGGAGGTAG